From a single Myxocyprinus asiaticus isolate MX2 ecotype Aquarium Trade chromosome 33, UBuf_Myxa_2, whole genome shotgun sequence genomic region:
- the LOC127423847 gene encoding peroxisomal multifunctional enzyme type 2-like isoform X2, with protein sequence MSVSLTFAGRVVLVTGAGGGLGREYALLFGERGAAVIVNDLGGDIKGGGKSSAAADRVVQEIRTKGGKAVANYDSVEDGEKLIQMALDTFGRIDIVVNNAGILRDRSFARTSDLDWDLIHRVHLRGSFLVTRAAWNHMKNQKFGRIIMTSSAAGIYGNFGQANYSAAKLGLLGLANTLAIEGQKYNIHCNTIAPTAGSRLTETVMPPDLLESLKAEYVAPLILWLCHESCQENGGLFEVGAGWIGKLRWERSVGRIVRQKNQMVTPESVRDTWSEICDFTDATKPASIQESLQTLVDVLSRVNTGLTANPTSAVSVTVPGMNPSAAIGHTLAEMSFTYTHMNCILYALGVGMSTKDPHHLKFLYEGHEDFSVLPTFGVIPAQSSMTGLSSVPGLDIDFTRLLHGEQYLELFKPLPTSGTLSSKATVADVLDKGSGMLILLDVHTYSGGELLCYNQFSVFIVGSGGFGGKRMLQKAMVTADPPNRAPDAVIVDETSKDQAALYRLSGDWNPLHIDPSFAAMGGFKSPILHGLCSFGFAARHVLKQYAGNDVSRFKSIKVRFEKPVYPGQSLQTEMWKEGNRVHLQCKVKETGGVVLSGAYIDLHAAADDTSVSVCPPQTAGLQSDLVFAEIGRRIKDVGAELVKKVNAVFGWEITKDGKTAREWTIDLKTGSGSLHKGAYSSKADVTFTVTDEDFMEVVMGKLNPQKAFFAGKLKVRGNIMLSQKLEAILKEHAKL encoded by the exons ATGTCTGTGTCTTTGACTTTCGCGGGTAGAGTGGTGCTGGTGACCGGAGCGGGCGGAG GTTTAGGGAGGGAGTATGCACTGTTGTTTGGTGAGAGAGGAGCTGCTGTCATCG TCAATGATCTGGGTGGAGATATTAAAGGAGGTGGTAAGAGTTCAGCTGCTGCAGATCGAGTGGTGCAGGAGATCCGAACGAAAGGAGGGAAAGCCGTGGCGAACTACG ATTCAGTGGAGGACGGCGAGAAGCTCATCCAGATGGCGTTGGACACGTTCGGCCGAATAG ATATCGTTGTGAACAACGCCGG GATTCTGCGTGACCGATCATTTGCCAGAACCAGTGATCTGGACTGGG ATCTGATTCATCGCGTTCATCTGAGGGGCTCCTTCCTCGTCACACGAGCTGCGTGGAATCACATGAAGAACCAGAAGTTTGGGAG AatcattatgacatcatcagcCGCTGGTATCTATGGAAACTTCGGCCAGGCGAACTATAGTGCAGCTAAACTCGGTCTGCTGGGTCTGGCGAACACGCTGGCCATTGAAGGACAGAAATACAACATCCACTGCAACACCATCGCACCGACCGCTGGATCTCGTCTCACTGAGACCGTCATGCCACCAG ATCTGCTGGAGTCGTTGAAAGCTGAATATGTGGCTCCACTCATACTCTGGTTGTGTCACGAGTCGTGTCAGGAGAACGGCGGTCTGTTTGAG gtcGGCGCGGGATGGATCGGCAAAC TGCGCTGGGAGAGGAGTGTGGGCCGAATCGTTCGTCAGAAGAATCAGATGGTGACACCAGAATCAGTGAGAGACACATGGAGTGAGATCTGCGACTTCACTGACGCCACTAAACCTGCCAGCATCCAGG AGTCGCTGCAGACGCTGGTGGACGTCCTGTCGAGAGTGAACACTGGACTCACAGCCAATCCCACCAGTGCCGTGTCCGTCACAGTGCCCGGAATGAACCCT TCAGCGGCGATTGGACACACTCTGGCAGAGATGagcttcacatacacacacatgaacTGTATCCTGTACGCTCTGGGAGTGGGAATGTCCACCAAAGACCCCCATCACCTCAAATTCCTCTATGAAGGCCATGAAGACTTCAGCGTTCTGCCCACATTTGGAGTGATTCCAGCGCAGAGCTCCATGACGGGCCTCAGCAGCGTCCCAGGACTCGACATCGACTTCACCAGG TTGTTGCACGGCGAGCAGTACCTGGAGCTGTTCAAACCTCTGCCCACATCAG GGACTCTGAGCTCGAAGGCGACAGTCGCAGATGTTTTGGATAAAGGATCTGGAATGCTCATCCTCCTAGATG TTCACACATACAGCGGTGGAGAGCTGCTGTGTTATAATCAGTTCTCAGTGTTTATCGTCGGTTCTGGTGGATTCGGAGGGAAGCGCATGTTACAGAAAGCCATG gttACAGCTGATCCACCGAACAGAGCGCCAGATGCAGTGATTGTGGACGAAACTTCCAAAGACCAA gcggctctGTACAGACTGAGCGGAGACTGGAACCCACTTCACATCGACCCAAGTTTCGCTGCAATGGGAG GATTCAAATCTCCCATTCTTCACGGCTTGTGCTCGTTTGGATTCGCTGCACGACACGTTCTGAAGCAGTATGCAGGAAATGACGTTTCCAGATTCAAGTCTATCAAG gtgcgGTTTGAGAAGCCGGTGTATCCAGGTCAGTCTCTACAGACAGAGATGTGGAAAGAAGGAAACCGAGTTCACCTTCAGTGCAAG GTCAAGGAAACGGGAGGTGTCGTGTTGTCTGGAGCGTACATAGATTTACACGCTGCTGCTGATGACACGTCTGTGAGCGTCTGCCCACCGCAG ACTGCAGGTCTTCAGAGTGATCTGGTGTTTGCTGAGATCGGACGCAGAATCAAAGATGTCGGTGCTGAACTGGTGAAGAAGGTTAATGCCGTTTTCGGCTGGGAAATCACCAAAGATGGGAAAACAGCCCGAGAGTGGA CCATTGATCTGAAGACAGGAAGTGGCTCTCTTCACAAGGGTGCATACAGCAGTAAAGCTGATGTGACATTCACTGTCACTGATGAAGACTTCATGGAGGTGGTGATGGGCAAACTCAATCCTCAGAAG GCATTTTTTGCTGGCAAGCTGAAGGTTCGAGGGAACATCATGTTGAGCCAGAAGCTGGAGGCCATCCTAAAGGAGCACGCCAAACTCTGA
- the LOC127423847 gene encoding peroxisomal multifunctional enzyme type 2-like isoform X1 yields MSVSLTFAGRVVLVTGAGGGLGREYALLFGERGAAVIVNDLGGDIKGGGKSSAAADRVVQEIRTKGGKAVANYDSVEDGEKLIQMALDTFGRIDIVVNNAGILRDRSFARTSDLDWDLIHRVHLRGSFLVTRAAWNHMKNQKFGRIIMTSSAAGIYGNFGQANYSAAKLGLLGLANTLAIEGQKYNIHCNTIAPTAGSRLTETVMPPDLLESLKAEYVAPLILWLCHESCQENGGLFEVGAGWIGKLRWERSVGRIVRQKNQMVTPESVRDTWSEICDFTDATKPASIQESLQTLVDVLSRVNTGLTANPTSAVSVTVPGMNPSAAIGHTLAEMSFTYTHMNCILYALGVGMSTKDPHHLKFLYEGHEDFSVLPTFGVIPAQSSMTGLSSVPGLDIDFTRLLHGEQYLELFKPLPTSGTLSSKATVADVLDKGSGMLILLDVHTYSGGELLCYNQFSVFIVGSGGFGGKRMLQKAMVTADPPNRAPDAVIVDETSKDQAALYRLSGDWNPLHIDPSFAAMGGFKSPILHGLCSFGFAARHVLKQYAGNDVSRFKSIKVRFEKPVYPGQSLQTEMWKEGNRVHLQCKVKETGGVVLSGAYIDLHAAADDTSVSVCPPQTAGLQSDLVFAEIGRRIKDVGAELVKKVNAVFGWEITKDGKTAREWTIDLKTGSGSLHKGAYSSKADVTFTVTDEDFMEVVMGKLNPQKASKAFFAGKLKVRGNIMLSQKLEAILKEHAKL; encoded by the exons ATGTCTGTGTCTTTGACTTTCGCGGGTAGAGTGGTGCTGGTGACCGGAGCGGGCGGAG GTTTAGGGAGGGAGTATGCACTGTTGTTTGGTGAGAGAGGAGCTGCTGTCATCG TCAATGATCTGGGTGGAGATATTAAAGGAGGTGGTAAGAGTTCAGCTGCTGCAGATCGAGTGGTGCAGGAGATCCGAACGAAAGGAGGGAAAGCCGTGGCGAACTACG ATTCAGTGGAGGACGGCGAGAAGCTCATCCAGATGGCGTTGGACACGTTCGGCCGAATAG ATATCGTTGTGAACAACGCCGG GATTCTGCGTGACCGATCATTTGCCAGAACCAGTGATCTGGACTGGG ATCTGATTCATCGCGTTCATCTGAGGGGCTCCTTCCTCGTCACACGAGCTGCGTGGAATCACATGAAGAACCAGAAGTTTGGGAG AatcattatgacatcatcagcCGCTGGTATCTATGGAAACTTCGGCCAGGCGAACTATAGTGCAGCTAAACTCGGTCTGCTGGGTCTGGCGAACACGCTGGCCATTGAAGGACAGAAATACAACATCCACTGCAACACCATCGCACCGACCGCTGGATCTCGTCTCACTGAGACCGTCATGCCACCAG ATCTGCTGGAGTCGTTGAAAGCTGAATATGTGGCTCCACTCATACTCTGGTTGTGTCACGAGTCGTGTCAGGAGAACGGCGGTCTGTTTGAG gtcGGCGCGGGATGGATCGGCAAAC TGCGCTGGGAGAGGAGTGTGGGCCGAATCGTTCGTCAGAAGAATCAGATGGTGACACCAGAATCAGTGAGAGACACATGGAGTGAGATCTGCGACTTCACTGACGCCACTAAACCTGCCAGCATCCAGG AGTCGCTGCAGACGCTGGTGGACGTCCTGTCGAGAGTGAACACTGGACTCACAGCCAATCCCACCAGTGCCGTGTCCGTCACAGTGCCCGGAATGAACCCT TCAGCGGCGATTGGACACACTCTGGCAGAGATGagcttcacatacacacacatgaacTGTATCCTGTACGCTCTGGGAGTGGGAATGTCCACCAAAGACCCCCATCACCTCAAATTCCTCTATGAAGGCCATGAAGACTTCAGCGTTCTGCCCACATTTGGAGTGATTCCAGCGCAGAGCTCCATGACGGGCCTCAGCAGCGTCCCAGGACTCGACATCGACTTCACCAGG TTGTTGCACGGCGAGCAGTACCTGGAGCTGTTCAAACCTCTGCCCACATCAG GGACTCTGAGCTCGAAGGCGACAGTCGCAGATGTTTTGGATAAAGGATCTGGAATGCTCATCCTCCTAGATG TTCACACATACAGCGGTGGAGAGCTGCTGTGTTATAATCAGTTCTCAGTGTTTATCGTCGGTTCTGGTGGATTCGGAGGGAAGCGCATGTTACAGAAAGCCATG gttACAGCTGATCCACCGAACAGAGCGCCAGATGCAGTGATTGTGGACGAAACTTCCAAAGACCAA gcggctctGTACAGACTGAGCGGAGACTGGAACCCACTTCACATCGACCCAAGTTTCGCTGCAATGGGAG GATTCAAATCTCCCATTCTTCACGGCTTGTGCTCGTTTGGATTCGCTGCACGACACGTTCTGAAGCAGTATGCAGGAAATGACGTTTCCAGATTCAAGTCTATCAAG gtgcgGTTTGAGAAGCCGGTGTATCCAGGTCAGTCTCTACAGACAGAGATGTGGAAAGAAGGAAACCGAGTTCACCTTCAGTGCAAG GTCAAGGAAACGGGAGGTGTCGTGTTGTCTGGAGCGTACATAGATTTACACGCTGCTGCTGATGACACGTCTGTGAGCGTCTGCCCACCGCAG ACTGCAGGTCTTCAGAGTGATCTGGTGTTTGCTGAGATCGGACGCAGAATCAAAGATGTCGGTGCTGAACTGGTGAAGAAGGTTAATGCCGTTTTCGGCTGGGAAATCACCAAAGATGGGAAAACAGCCCGAGAGTGGA CCATTGATCTGAAGACAGGAAGTGGCTCTCTTCACAAGGGTGCATACAGCAGTAAAGCTGATGTGACATTCACTGTCACTGATGAAGACTTCATGGAGGTGGTGATGGGCAAACTCAATCCTCAGAAGGCATCTAAG GCATTTTTTGCTGGCAAGCTGAAGGTTCGAGGGAACATCATGTTGAGCCAGAAGCTGGAGGCCATCCTAAAGGAGCACGCCAAACTCTGA
- the LOC127423847 gene encoding peroxisomal multifunctional enzyme type 2-like isoform X3 gives MSHLMCLSQGDDHICGSLASKRLKASCLWMWTSVCRPHVFACVFTDSVEDGEKLIQMALDTFGRIDIVVNNAGILRDRSFARTSDLDWDLIHRVHLRGSFLVTRAAWNHMKNQKFGRIIMTSSAAGIYGNFGQANYSAAKLGLLGLANTLAIEGQKYNIHCNTIAPTAGSRLTETVMPPDLLESLKAEYVAPLILWLCHESCQENGGLFEVGAGWIGKLRWERSVGRIVRQKNQMVTPESVRDTWSEICDFTDATKPASIQESLQTLVDVLSRVNTGLTANPTSAVSVTVPGMNPSAAIGHTLAEMSFTYTHMNCILYALGVGMSTKDPHHLKFLYEGHEDFSVLPTFGVIPAQSSMTGLSSVPGLDIDFTRLLHGEQYLELFKPLPTSGTLSSKATVADVLDKGSGMLILLDVHTYSGGELLCYNQFSVFIVGSGGFGGKRMLQKAMVTADPPNRAPDAVIVDETSKDQAALYRLSGDWNPLHIDPSFAAMGGFKSPILHGLCSFGFAARHVLKQYAGNDVSRFKSIKVRFEKPVYPGQSLQTEMWKEGNRVHLQCKVKETGGVVLSGAYIDLHAAADDTSVSVCPPQTAGLQSDLVFAEIGRRIKDVGAELVKKVNAVFGWEITKDGKTAREWTIDLKTGSGSLHKGAYSSKADVTFTVTDEDFMEVVMGKLNPQKASKAFFAGKLKVRGNIMLSQKLEAILKEHAKL, from the exons ATGTCACACTTAATGTGTCTCTCGCAAGGGGATGATCATATTTgcgggtccttggcatcaaaacgtTTGAAAGCCTCATGTCTGTGGATGTGGACGAGTGTCTGCAGGCCTCATGTGTTTGCGTGTGTCTTCACAGATTCAGTGGAGGACGGCGAGAAGCTCATCCAGATGGCGTTGGACACGTTCGGCCGAATAG ATATCGTTGTGAACAACGCCGG GATTCTGCGTGACCGATCATTTGCCAGAACCAGTGATCTGGACTGGG ATCTGATTCATCGCGTTCATCTGAGGGGCTCCTTCCTCGTCACACGAGCTGCGTGGAATCACATGAAGAACCAGAAGTTTGGGAG AatcattatgacatcatcagcCGCTGGTATCTATGGAAACTTCGGCCAGGCGAACTATAGTGCAGCTAAACTCGGTCTGCTGGGTCTGGCGAACACGCTGGCCATTGAAGGACAGAAATACAACATCCACTGCAACACCATCGCACCGACCGCTGGATCTCGTCTCACTGAGACCGTCATGCCACCAG ATCTGCTGGAGTCGTTGAAAGCTGAATATGTGGCTCCACTCATACTCTGGTTGTGTCACGAGTCGTGTCAGGAGAACGGCGGTCTGTTTGAG gtcGGCGCGGGATGGATCGGCAAAC TGCGCTGGGAGAGGAGTGTGGGCCGAATCGTTCGTCAGAAGAATCAGATGGTGACACCAGAATCAGTGAGAGACACATGGAGTGAGATCTGCGACTTCACTGACGCCACTAAACCTGCCAGCATCCAGG AGTCGCTGCAGACGCTGGTGGACGTCCTGTCGAGAGTGAACACTGGACTCACAGCCAATCCCACCAGTGCCGTGTCCGTCACAGTGCCCGGAATGAACCCT TCAGCGGCGATTGGACACACTCTGGCAGAGATGagcttcacatacacacacatgaacTGTATCCTGTACGCTCTGGGAGTGGGAATGTCCACCAAAGACCCCCATCACCTCAAATTCCTCTATGAAGGCCATGAAGACTTCAGCGTTCTGCCCACATTTGGAGTGATTCCAGCGCAGAGCTCCATGACGGGCCTCAGCAGCGTCCCAGGACTCGACATCGACTTCACCAGG TTGTTGCACGGCGAGCAGTACCTGGAGCTGTTCAAACCTCTGCCCACATCAG GGACTCTGAGCTCGAAGGCGACAGTCGCAGATGTTTTGGATAAAGGATCTGGAATGCTCATCCTCCTAGATG TTCACACATACAGCGGTGGAGAGCTGCTGTGTTATAATCAGTTCTCAGTGTTTATCGTCGGTTCTGGTGGATTCGGAGGGAAGCGCATGTTACAGAAAGCCATG gttACAGCTGATCCACCGAACAGAGCGCCAGATGCAGTGATTGTGGACGAAACTTCCAAAGACCAA gcggctctGTACAGACTGAGCGGAGACTGGAACCCACTTCACATCGACCCAAGTTTCGCTGCAATGGGAG GATTCAAATCTCCCATTCTTCACGGCTTGTGCTCGTTTGGATTCGCTGCACGACACGTTCTGAAGCAGTATGCAGGAAATGACGTTTCCAGATTCAAGTCTATCAAG gtgcgGTTTGAGAAGCCGGTGTATCCAGGTCAGTCTCTACAGACAGAGATGTGGAAAGAAGGAAACCGAGTTCACCTTCAGTGCAAG GTCAAGGAAACGGGAGGTGTCGTGTTGTCTGGAGCGTACATAGATTTACACGCTGCTGCTGATGACACGTCTGTGAGCGTCTGCCCACCGCAG ACTGCAGGTCTTCAGAGTGATCTGGTGTTTGCTGAGATCGGACGCAGAATCAAAGATGTCGGTGCTGAACTGGTGAAGAAGGTTAATGCCGTTTTCGGCTGGGAAATCACCAAAGATGGGAAAACAGCCCGAGAGTGGA CCATTGATCTGAAGACAGGAAGTGGCTCTCTTCACAAGGGTGCATACAGCAGTAAAGCTGATGTGACATTCACTGTCACTGATGAAGACTTCATGGAGGTGGTGATGGGCAAACTCAATCCTCAGAAGGCATCTAAG GCATTTTTTGCTGGCAAGCTGAAGGTTCGAGGGAACATCATGTTGAGCCAGAAGCTGGAGGCCATCCTAAAGGAGCACGCCAAACTCTGA